The Bacillota bacterium genome contains the following window.
GCAGTGAGCGGTCTGGCCACCCTGTACCTGGCCCTGGCAATACGGGCTGCAGGACTGCAGCTGAGCCGCCCCCTGATCGAGGACCTGCTAGCCAGGCTGGGTCACCCTTGCGAGGACGAATTCCTCGATGCTCTTTTCCGGCTCCTGCAAGCTCCGGCACCTCATTCAACCCCAGCCGCGGCTGCCGGCGACATGACTTTACCGCCACTCCCCGGGACAGCAGATCCGGCTTCTCCAGAGTGGCAAGAGAGCAGTCTGGAAGGGAGGTACCTTTACGGTGTGGTCAGGACGGGGGAGTCCCAGGGCGATTTCCATGCGGTGGGCGTGGACGGCAACCGCGTTTTCCTCGTTCGGGAGCGGGATCTCGCGGCCCTGGTGCACGCATGTCCTCCCGAGCCTTACCAGTCCGATGACCCGAAGCGGGTGACCGAGTGGTTACAAGCCCACCAGTCGGTACTGGAGGCGGCCATGGCGAAATGGGGCACTGTGATTCCGACCGGCTTTGACACCATCTTGAAGGGCAAGGCTCCCGACCCGGATGAGGTGGTGAGAAGCTGGATTCGGGACGCGTACGACCGTCTGGACCGCACGTGGCAGCGCATAGAAGGCAAGGCAGAGTATGATGTGGAGATCACCTGGGATGCCGGAGCTGCGGAAAGGGAGGCCAGGGCTGCCAGCGAGACGATCCGCCTTATTGAAGCGGAACTGGCCTCACTATCATCGGGCCTGGCTTACTTGCAACGACAGCGACTGGACAAAGCAATGGCCGAAGCCGTGGGGAGTGCGTGCTCGGCTCACGCCCGGCGCTTTCTCGACGAGATTTCCTCGCGGTGCACGGAAACCAAACCGGAGGCTGTGGCCAGGACCGGTCAGGGTGAGCACCTGGTGCTGAGAGTGGCTTGCTTGGCCACCACCAGCCAGGTGGAAAAGCTGGGAGAAGCCCTTGACAGGATTGCAGCCATCCCTGGGTTCTCCGTGCGCTTCACCGGGCCGTGGCCCCCCTTTTCCTTCGTCGAGTAACACTGGAGAGGTGCCTGGGCGATGAAACCAACCCAACCCCGACAGGCAGGCCTGGTACAACTACTCGACCGCCTCCTTGACAAGGGTGTCATCCTGCAGGCTGACCTGCTCATCTCCCTGGCCGGTGTCCCCCTGATAGGGGTTAGCTTGAGAGCTGCCGTGGCAGCGGTGGAGACCATGCTTCGGTACGGGATCTGGGAGGACTGGGATGAGGCGGTACGCGCGGTTGCCCGCACTTCCCGTAGGCTGGCCGCGGGGTGGGCGGGTCAGACCGAACCGGAAGGCGTTATCGCCTGCTTCCCCGGCCACGTCTGGTACAGCCCGAAAACCGGGGGTTGGACGCCGGGTGAAATCCTGGTGACAACTACGGGCCTGGAAGCCGTGCCGGCTCCACCCCTACCGTATACGAGGATCAAGACCGTGACACCAGTATGGGTCTCGGGGGCACAGAGGGATGGACAGCGCTGCCTGTACCTTACGCTGGAGGATGGAGCGGGCCTGGCCCTGCTGGTGGACGAGGTGGATGGCTTGCGCCGGCTGATCCAGGACCGGATGCAAGACGCAGAAATCCTGTTGAGGAGGTGACGGGGTATGACATGTCCTGCCCCTACCGGGCGCACGAGCGGGCGGCAGTTGAGATCCTCCCTCCGGGTGCTGGCCGGCAGGCGGGGCACGGGGATGACGGACCCAGCGGCAGAGGGGGCGCTGGTGAACGAGCGGTGGGTGACGTGGCAGATGCGAAAGCAACGGCGGTGGGCGGCATCTCTGGCTTCTGCCGTAGCCCGGGCCCGCGCCCGGGCCGCGCCAGCCCGGCGCAGGCTGGCTGCTAAGCAGGCGGCAATCAGGCGGTTAAGCGAGTTCCGTCGCCAGTTACTGGCAAGACGGGAGCTGGAAAGGAGCTGACGGGCGGTGAACCTGAGCCTGGATCAACTGGTCCGCGCGGGCACGCAAAAGGTGCTGGAGTTAACAGGGCTGCAACTTAGCAGCGTGACAGGCATGGTAAGGGAAGAAGGTCAATGGCGTCTATCTCTGGAACTGGTGGAGAAGCAATCAATCCCCAGGGCCATGGACATCCTGGGGAGATACGACGTCTGGGTGGACGACCACGGCAACCTGATGGGGTTTGACCGGAAGGAGTTGCGCAAGAGAGGCGACACCGGCCAAACGGCACCGGCCTGAGCGGAGGATCACCGGTTCTCGGCATCGAAGCGCCCGTGGTCAGGGAGATGGTGGGGAACGCTTGTCGCGGGCACTGCGGCCGCCCGGGTACGGGACCGTCAGTGCCCGCGACAGGTGTCTTTCGCATAGCATGGATACGGGGCACAGAGTGGACGTGCGTACTACGTCCCGCCGTCAGGGGTGGTCAAACTCGTGGTAAGTCCCGGCCGGCCAGGCATAATCTTGACCACTTATAACTTCCTGGAGCAAACCAGGCGTTGCCTGTCCAGCCTGAGGAGAGCAACCACCACACCGTACCTGCTCATAGCGGTGGATGCCAATTCCCAGGACGGTACACCACAGCACCTGCAGGCACAGGGCATACCGGTAATCCGTAATAATGAAGAGATCTCCCTGAGCGTTGCCCTGAATCAGGGGATTAGGTTCCTGCTTTCTCAGGCCAGTGTGTCTCACATAGCCTGGATACACAACGACATGCTGTTCTTTCGGGGGTGGCTGGAAGGCCTGCTCCAGGTGCTGGCAGCTCATCCTGAAGTGGGCAAACTTGCTCCGTACAACCTGACCGGTGAACCAGGCCAGTATACGGATGAGAAGGTGGAAACCTTCACGACTGCCCATGCCGGTCGGTTGCAGCCGGGAAATGGGTGTCCCTGGATCATGCCCAGACACGTGGTGGAAGAGGTAGGGCTGTTCGACGAGGGATACCTGCGGTGCGGGGGGTACGAGGACTGGGATTACAATAACCGGGTGCTGGAACGGGGGTACCAGGTGGCGATCACGTGGGCCAGTGCGGTGTGGCACCAGGGCATGGGCACGAGACGTTACGTCGACCAGAAGGGAGCCGATCGGTACAACGCCGCGTATTACGAACGCAAGTGGGGGCGCGGGCCGCGCGTGTGAGGAGTCCCGCCCGGGGTTGTGACAATAGAACCAACACAGGCGCCGGGAGCGCACGTCAGCCGCTGCAGACCCAC
Protein-coding sequences here:
- a CDS encoding GvpL/GvpF family gas vesicle protein is translated as MSGLATLYLALAIRAAGLQLSRPLIEDLLARLGHPCEDEFLDALFRLLQAPAPHSTPAAAAGDMTLPPLPGTADPASPEWQESSLEGRYLYGVVRTGESQGDFHAVGVDGNRVFLVRERDLAALVHACPPEPYQSDDPKRVTEWLQAHQSVLEAAMAKWGTVIPTGFDTILKGKAPDPDEVVRSWIRDAYDRLDRTWQRIEGKAEYDVEITWDAGAAEREARAASETIRLIEAELASLSSGLAYLQRQRLDKAMAEAVGSACSAHARRFLDEISSRCTETKPEAVARTGQGEHLVLRVACLATTSQVEKLGEALDRIAAIPGFSVRFTGPWPPFSFVE
- a CDS encoding gas vesicle protein; the protein is MKPTQPRQAGLVQLLDRLLDKGVILQADLLISLAGVPLIGVSLRAAVAAVETMLRYGIWEDWDEAVRAVARTSRRLAAGWAGQTEPEGVIACFPGHVWYSPKTGGWTPGEILVTTTGLEAVPAPPLPYTRIKTVTPVWVSGAQRDGQRCLYLTLEDGAGLALLVDEVDGLRRLIQDRMQDAEILLRR
- the gvpO gene encoding gas vesicle protein GvpO; this translates as MNLSLDQLVRAGTQKVLELTGLQLSSVTGMVREEGQWRLSLELVEKQSIPRAMDILGRYDVWVDDHGNLMGFDRKELRKRGDTGQTAPA
- a CDS encoding glycosyltransferase gives rise to the protein MVSPGRPGIILTTYNFLEQTRRCLSSLRRATTTPYLLIAVDANSQDGTPQHLQAQGIPVIRNNEEISLSVALNQGIRFLLSQASVSHIAWIHNDMLFFRGWLEGLLQVLAAHPEVGKLAPYNLTGEPGQYTDEKVETFTTAHAGRLQPGNGCPWIMPRHVVEEVGLFDEGYLRCGGYEDWDYNNRVLERGYQVAITWASAVWHQGMGTRRYVDQKGADRYNAAYYERKWGRGPRV